A window from Micromonospora profundi encodes these proteins:
- the tal gene encoding transaldolase has protein sequence MTDKLSELTAAGVAVWLDDLSRVRLSSGGLDKLRREQHVAGVTTNPTIFAKALSDADEYNWQLHDLAVRGVEVEESVRMLTTYDVRWACDVMRPSYDASDGVDGRVSIEVDPRLAHDSDKTVAEAKALWWLVDRPNLFIKIPATEAGLPAITATLAEGISVNVTLIFGLDRYSAVMEAFLDGLEQAKANGHDLSTIGSVASFFVSRVDSEVDKRLEKIGSEQAKALRGKAAVANAQLAYERYTKVFSSDRWKALADAGAHPQRPLWASTSTKNPDYRDVIYVEELIAPGTVNTMPEPVIHAYADHGETRADTITGAYDAARAVFADLESVGVDMADVIATLETEGVEKFEASWQELLDGVRKSLEAAAKGKGAPNKAAKGNAKAAEKAGGNA, from the coding sequence ATGACCGACAAATTGAGTGAACTCACCGCCGCCGGTGTGGCGGTGTGGCTCGATGATCTGTCCCGGGTACGACTCAGCTCCGGCGGGCTGGACAAGCTCCGGCGGGAGCAGCACGTCGCCGGGGTGACCACCAACCCGACGATCTTCGCGAAGGCGTTGAGCGACGCCGACGAGTACAACTGGCAGTTGCACGACCTCGCCGTCCGTGGCGTGGAGGTCGAGGAGTCGGTACGCATGCTCACCACGTACGACGTGCGGTGGGCGTGCGACGTGATGCGCCCGTCGTACGACGCGAGCGACGGTGTCGACGGCCGGGTCTCCATCGAGGTGGACCCCCGGCTGGCGCACGACAGCGACAAGACGGTCGCCGAGGCGAAGGCGCTGTGGTGGCTTGTCGACCGCCCCAACCTGTTCATCAAGATCCCTGCCACCGAGGCGGGGCTGCCGGCGATCACCGCCACGCTCGCCGAGGGCATCAGCGTCAACGTGACGCTGATCTTCGGCCTGGACCGTTACTCGGCGGTTATGGAGGCGTTCCTGGACGGTCTGGAGCAGGCCAAGGCCAACGGCCACGACCTGTCCACCATCGGCTCGGTGGCGTCGTTCTTCGTATCCCGCGTCGACTCCGAGGTCGACAAGCGGCTGGAGAAGATCGGCTCCGAGCAGGCCAAGGCCCTGCGGGGCAAGGCCGCTGTGGCGAACGCCCAACTGGCGTACGAGCGCTACACCAAGGTGTTCTCCTCCGACCGGTGGAAGGCCCTCGCGGACGCCGGCGCGCACCCGCAGCGCCCCCTGTGGGCGTCCACCTCGACGAAGAACCCGGACTACCGCGACGTCATCTACGTCGAGGAGCTGATCGCCCCCGGCACCGTCAACACCATGCCGGAGCCGGTCATCCACGCGTACGCCGATCATGGCGAGACCCGCGCGGACACCATCACCGGCGCCTACGACGCGGCCCGCGCCGTCTTCGCGGACCTGGAGTCGGTGGGGGTGGACATGGCCGACGTGATCGCCACCCTGGAGACCGAGGGCGTGGAGAAGTTCGAGGCCAGCTGGCAGGAGCTGCTCGACGGCGTCCGCAAGTCGCTGGAGGCAGCGGCCAAGGGCAAGGGCGCGCCGAACAAGGCCGCCAAGGGCAACGCCAAGGCCGCCGAGAAGGCCGGTGGGAACGCATGA
- the tkt gene encoding transketolase, which produces MAANRPAHSELNWSDLDRRAVDTVRVLAMDAVEKSGNGHPGTAMSLAPAAYLLFNRVMRHNPADPNWPGRDRFVLSAGHSSLTLYIQLFLSGYPLSLEDLKSLRQWGSLTPGHPEHGHTPGVETTTGPLGQGLGNAVGMAMAARRERGLFDPEAEPGASVFDHDIWCIVSDGDIEEGISHEASALAGHQQLGNLTVIYDDNEISIEDDTRIAKSEDVAARYEAYGWHVQTVDWRSGDADQGEYHEDAEALHRALVAAKAETGRPSFIALRTIIGWPAPNKQNTGKIHGSALGADEVKATKEILGFDAEQTFQVDEEVLGHARQVMGRGSDAQQEWTTAFDAWKKANPERAALYERMAGRVLPDGWTDALPTFPADAKGVATRAASGKVLEALAPVLPELWGGSADLAESNNTTMKGEPSFIPAAHATKDFPGHEYGRTLHFGIREHAMGAILNGIALHGGTRPYGGTFLVFSDYMRPSVRLAALMKLPVTYVWTHDSIGLGEDGPTHQPVEHLTALRAIPGLDVVRPADANETAWAWRMALEHTDRPTALALSRQPLPTLDRDVLGSVDGVAKGGYVLAEASNGKPQVIIVGTGSEVQLCLTARERLEADGTPTRVVSMPCQEWFYEQDEAYRESVLPRGVKARVSVEAGIAMSWRGVVGDLGESVSLEHYGASAPHTVLFEQFGFTPDRIVAAAHASLARVGDITGFTTGN; this is translated from the coding sequence GTGGCTGCCAACCGACCCGCGCACTCCGAACTCAACTGGTCCGACCTCGATCGCCGGGCTGTCGACACCGTCCGCGTGCTGGCCATGGATGCCGTGGAGAAATCCGGCAACGGTCACCCGGGCACCGCGATGAGCCTGGCACCTGCTGCGTACCTTCTCTTCAACCGGGTGATGCGACACAACCCGGCCGACCCGAACTGGCCCGGCCGCGACCGGTTCGTGCTCTCCGCCGGGCACTCCAGCCTGACCCTCTACATCCAGCTGTTCCTGTCCGGGTACCCGCTGAGCCTTGAGGACCTGAAGTCGCTGCGGCAGTGGGGCTCGCTCACCCCGGGTCACCCCGAGCACGGCCACACGCCCGGCGTGGAGACCACCACCGGTCCGCTCGGGCAGGGCCTCGGCAACGCCGTCGGCATGGCCATGGCGGCCCGCCGCGAACGCGGCCTGTTCGACCCGGAGGCCGAGCCCGGCGCGTCGGTCTTCGACCACGACATCTGGTGCATCGTCTCCGACGGTGACATCGAGGAGGGCATCAGCCACGAGGCCAGCGCCCTGGCCGGGCACCAGCAGCTGGGCAACCTCACGGTGATCTACGACGACAACGAGATCTCGATCGAGGACGACACCCGGATCGCCAAGAGCGAGGACGTGGCCGCCCGCTACGAGGCGTACGGCTGGCACGTGCAGACCGTCGACTGGCGCAGCGGTGACGCCGACCAGGGTGAGTACCACGAGGACGCCGAGGCCCTGCACCGGGCGCTGGTGGCGGCGAAGGCCGAGACCGGGCGCCCCTCCTTCATCGCGCTGCGCACGATCATCGGCTGGCCGGCGCCCAACAAGCAGAACACCGGCAAGATCCACGGCTCGGCGCTCGGTGCCGACGAGGTGAAGGCCACCAAGGAGATCCTCGGCTTCGACGCGGAGCAGACCTTCCAGGTCGACGAGGAGGTGCTCGGCCACGCCCGGCAGGTGATGGGCCGCGGCTCCGACGCCCAGCAGGAGTGGACCACCGCGTTCGACGCCTGGAAGAAGGCCAACCCGGAGCGCGCGGCACTCTACGAGCGGATGGCCGGCCGGGTGCTGCCCGACGGCTGGACCGACGCGCTGCCCACCTTCCCCGCCGACGCCAAGGGCGTGGCCACCCGGGCGGCGTCCGGTAAGGTGCTGGAGGCCCTCGCGCCGGTGCTGCCGGAGCTCTGGGGCGGTTCGGCCGACCTGGCCGAGAGCAACAACACCACGATGAAGGGCGAGCCGTCGTTCATTCCGGCCGCGCACGCCACCAAGGACTTCCCGGGCCACGAGTACGGCCGCACGCTGCACTTCGGCATCCGTGAGCACGCCATGGGCGCGATCCTCAACGGCATCGCCCTGCACGGCGGCACCCGCCCGTACGGCGGCACGTTCCTGGTGTTCAGCGACTACATGCGGCCGTCGGTGCGGCTGGCCGCGTTGATGAAGCTGCCGGTGACCTACGTCTGGACGCACGACTCGATCGGCCTGGGCGAGGACGGCCCGACCCACCAGCCGGTGGAGCACCTGACCGCGCTGCGCGCCATCCCCGGCCTGGACGTGGTCCGCCCGGCGGACGCCAACGAGACCGCCTGGGCGTGGCGGATGGCGCTTGAGCACACCGACCGGCCGACCGCCCTGGCGCTGAGCCGCCAGCCGCTGCCGACCCTGGACCGCGACGTCCTGGGCAGCGTGGACGGCGTGGCTAAGGGCGGCTACGTGCTGGCCGAGGCGTCCAACGGCAAGCCGCAGGTGATCATCGTCGGCACCGGTTCCGAGGTGCAGCTCTGCCTGACCGCCCGGGAGCGGCTGGAGGCCGACGGCACCCCCACCCGGGTCGTGTCGATGCCCTGCCAGGAGTGGTTCTACGAGCAGGATGAGGCCTACCGGGAGTCGGTCCTCCCCCGCGGGGTAAAGGCACGGGTGAGCGTGGAGGCGGGCATCGCCATGTCCTGGCGCGGCGTCGTCGGTGACCTCGGCGAGAGCGTCAGCCTGGAGCACTACGGCGCGAGCGCCCCGCACACCGTGCTCTTCGAGCAATTCGGGTTCACCCCCGACCGGATCGTGGCGGCGGCTCACGCCTCGCTGGCCCGGGTGGGCGACATCACCGGTTTCACGACCGGCAACTGA
- a CDS encoding heme o synthase, whose amino-acid sequence MSMITERPASNPAGQPPVRSVERPVARRDVRAVVSAYVSLTKPRIVELLLVTTVPAMMLAEGGMPSLWLMAVVLIGGSLAAGAASVLNCYIDRDIDQLMRRTKRRPLPAHTVSPRSALVFGLVLAAISIALMAAFTNLLAAALTLAAIVYYDVVYTLWLKRSTPTNTFWGGACGAAPVLIGWAAVTGSLAPAAWGLFAVVFFWQMPHFYPLAMKYKDDYARAGIPMLPVVASTRRVNAEILIFAWLTVLTSLAVWPLGLSAIYGVPTLVVGAIFIVEAHRLCRRATRGEAIKPMRLFHWSTTYLTIVFVAVALDALI is encoded by the coding sequence GTGAGCATGATCACCGAGCGCCCCGCGAGCAACCCCGCCGGGCAACCCCCGGTGCGCTCGGTCGAGCGTCCGGTGGCCCGGCGGGACGTGCGCGCGGTCGTCTCGGCGTACGTGTCGCTCACCAAGCCGCGGATCGTGGAGCTGCTGCTGGTCACGACCGTCCCGGCGATGATGCTCGCCGAGGGCGGCATGCCGTCGCTGTGGCTGATGGCGGTGGTGCTGATCGGCGGCTCGCTCGCGGCTGGCGCGGCAAGCGTGCTCAACTGCTACATCGACCGGGACATCGACCAGTTGATGCGGCGTACCAAGCGACGGCCGTTGCCGGCGCACACGGTGTCCCCGCGCAGCGCGCTGGTCTTCGGTCTGGTGCTGGCGGCGATCTCGATCGCGTTGATGGCGGCGTTCACGAATCTGCTCGCCGCGGCGCTGACTCTCGCCGCGATCGTCTACTACGACGTCGTCTACACCCTGTGGCTCAAGCGCTCCACCCCGACCAACACGTTCTGGGGTGGCGCCTGCGGGGCGGCTCCGGTGCTGATCGGGTGGGCGGCGGTGACCGGCTCTCTGGCACCTGCCGCGTGGGGGCTGTTCGCGGTGGTCTTCTTCTGGCAGATGCCGCACTTCTACCCCCTCGCGATGAAGTACAAGGACGACTACGCGCGGGCCGGCATCCCGATGCTGCCCGTGGTGGCGTCCACCCGCCGGGTGAACGCCGAGATCCTGATCTTCGCCTGGCTCACGGTGCTCACCTCCCTGGCCGTCTGGCCGCTGGGGCTCAGCGCGATCTACGGCGTGCCGACCCTCGTGGTGGGCGCCATCTTCATCGTCGAGGCGCACCGGCTCTGCCGGCGGGCGACCCGGGGCGAGGCGATCAAGCCGATGCGGCTGTTCCACTGGTCGACGACGTACCTGACGATCGTCTTCGTGGCCGTCGCACTCGACGCCCTGATCTGA
- a CDS encoding COX15/CtaA family protein, whose product MRRICAVNRIARPVSGTLLRRLALASIIANVGIVVTGGAVRLTASGLGCPTWPRCTDTSYVNTAEMGVHGVIEFGNRMLTFAVGLIALATLLAVLAHRPRRRGLLPLAVAVFLGIPAQAVIGGITVLTNLNPWVVGLHFLASMAVISAAYALWRRIGDPDGPTVPVVPTPLRTLARITTGVSVAVLVVGTWVTGSGPHAGDHGAARNGLDPESISQVHADVVFLLIGLTVALIFAFRAVGAAGATRAAIVLLAVELSQGVIGFVQYFTHVPALLVGAHMLGSCLVLLATLSMQWSTRERRPAEAPSPWAAAPAAEAEAVPVTA is encoded by the coding sequence GTGCGTAGGATTTGCGCCGTGAACCGAATCGCCCGTCCGGTCTCCGGCACCCTGCTGCGCCGCCTCGCGCTCGCCTCGATCATCGCGAACGTCGGCATCGTCGTCACCGGCGGGGCCGTCCGTCTGACCGCCTCGGGCCTCGGCTGCCCCACCTGGCCCCGGTGCACCGACACGTCGTACGTCAACACGGCCGAGATGGGCGTACACGGGGTGATCGAGTTCGGCAACCGGATGCTGACCTTCGCGGTGGGCCTCATCGCGCTGGCCACCCTGCTGGCCGTGCTGGCACACCGGCCGCGCCGGCGCGGGCTCCTTCCGCTGGCCGTAGCCGTCTTCCTGGGCATCCCCGCCCAGGCCGTGATCGGTGGCATCACGGTGCTCACCAACCTCAACCCGTGGGTCGTCGGGCTGCACTTCCTCGCCTCGATGGCGGTGATCTCCGCCGCGTACGCCCTCTGGCGGCGGATCGGCGACCCGGACGGCCCCACGGTGCCCGTTGTGCCCACGCCGCTGCGCACCCTTGCCCGGATCACCACAGGCGTCAGCGTCGCCGTGCTCGTCGTCGGCACCTGGGTCACCGGCAGCGGCCCGCACGCCGGCGACCACGGCGCGGCCCGCAACGGGCTCGACCCGGAGTCGATCTCCCAGGTCCACGCCGATGTCGTCTTCCTGCTGATCGGCCTGACGGTGGCGTTGATCTTCGCGTTCCGGGCTGTCGGCGCGGCAGGGGCCACCCGGGCCGCCATCGTCCTGCTGGCGGTGGAGTTGTCCCAGGGGGTCATCGGCTTCGTGCAGTACTTCACCCACGTGCCGGCGCTCCTGGTGGGCGCGCACATGCTCGGCTCCTGCCTGGTGCTGCTGGCCACCCTCTCGATGCAGTGGTCGACACGTGAGCGCCGCCCCGCCGAAGCGCCGAGTCCGTGGGCCGCCGCCCCGGCCGCCGAAGCCGAAGCCGTCCCCGTCACCGCCTGA
- a CDS encoding helix-turn-helix transcriptional regulator, translating to MKNAAALSGQQPMAAAAVGGSVVTTPVALAATETSTRDRVTQLLLERGATTAAQLGVALGLSPAAIRRHLDAMLADGDVVAREQTVRGSRGRGRPAKVFLLTDAARGRCGTHHYDNMATAALRWIARSGGSNAVEAFATEQVSALESRCRAAMEDAGDDPLARAEALAGALTAEGYAANATTIASGGQLCQHHCPVAHVAAEFPQLCEAETAVISRLVGTHVQRLATIAHGDGVCTTHIPTQPSRAQSGNPVTTVRTDR from the coding sequence GTGAAAAACGCGGCGGCGCTCTCGGGGCAGCAGCCGATGGCCGCTGCGGCCGTCGGCGGGTCCGTCGTGACCACGCCTGTCGCACTCGCGGCGACCGAGACCTCCACCCGCGACCGGGTCACCCAGTTGCTGCTGGAGCGGGGCGCCACCACCGCCGCACAGCTCGGCGTGGCGTTGGGCCTGAGCCCGGCGGCGATCCGCCGACACCTGGACGCGATGCTCGCCGACGGTGACGTCGTCGCCCGTGAGCAGACGGTGCGGGGCAGCCGCGGTCGGGGGCGCCCGGCCAAGGTGTTCCTGCTGACCGACGCGGCCCGGGGCCGCTGTGGCACCCACCACTACGACAACATGGCCACCGCCGCGCTGCGCTGGATCGCCCGCAGCGGTGGCTCGAACGCCGTCGAGGCGTTCGCCACGGAGCAGGTGTCCGCCCTGGAGTCGCGGTGCCGCGCCGCCATGGAGGACGCCGGCGACGACCCCCTCGCGCGGGCGGAGGCACTCGCCGGAGCGCTCACCGCCGAGGGTTACGCTGCCAACGCGACCACGATCGCCTCCGGCGGCCAGCTCTGTCAGCACCACTGCCCGGTGGCGCACGTGGCCGCCGAGTTTCCCCAGCTGTGCGAGGCCGAGACCGCGGTGATCTCCCGCTTGGTCGGCACCCACGTGCAGCGCCTGGCAACCATCGCGCACGGCGACGGGGTGTGCACCACGCACATTCCGACCCAACCGAGCCGCGCACAGTCCGGTAATCCCGTCACCACTGTGAGGACAGATAGATGA
- the sufB gene encoding Fe-S cluster assembly protein SufB, with product MTEQIVQPLTQEEQLAALGRYEYGWSDPDAAGAVAQRGINEAVVRDISAKKNEPAWMLDLRLKGLRLFGRKPMPAWGADLTGIDFDNIKYFVRSTEKQATSWEDLPEDIKNTYDRLGIPEAEKQRLVAGVAAQYESEVVYHKIREDLEEQGVLFLDTDTALREHEDVFKEYFGTVIPVGDNKFAALNTSVWSGGSFIYVPKGVQVEIPLQAYFRINTENMGQFERTLIIVDEGAYVHYVEGCTAPLYSSDSLHSAVVEIIVKKNARCRYTTIQNWSNNVYNLVTKRAVCHEGATMEWVDGNIGSKVTMKYPAVYMTGEHAKGEVLSVAMAGEGQHQDAGAKMVHAAPHTSSNIISKSIARGGGRTSYRGLVQVLEGSHHSRSTVKCDALLVDTISRSDTYPYVDIREDDVSMGHEATVSKISDDQLFYLMSRGLSEDEAMAMIVRGFIEPIAKELPMEYALELNRLIELQMEGAVG from the coding sequence ATGACCGAGCAGATCGTCCAGCCCCTGACGCAGGAAGAGCAGCTCGCCGCCCTGGGTCGCTACGAGTACGGCTGGTCCGACCCGGACGCCGCCGGGGCGGTCGCCCAGCGCGGCATCAACGAGGCGGTGGTGCGGGACATCTCGGCCAAGAAGAACGAGCCGGCCTGGATGCTCGACCTGCGCCTGAAGGGTCTGCGGCTGTTCGGCCGCAAGCCGATGCCGGCCTGGGGCGCGGACCTCACCGGCATCGACTTCGACAACATCAAGTACTTCGTGCGGTCCACCGAGAAGCAGGCCACCAGCTGGGAGGACCTGCCCGAGGACATCAAGAACACCTACGACCGGCTCGGCATCCCGGAGGCGGAGAAGCAGCGGCTGGTCGCCGGTGTCGCGGCGCAGTACGAGTCCGAGGTCGTCTACCACAAGATCCGTGAGGACCTTGAGGAGCAGGGCGTCCTGTTCCTGGACACCGACACCGCGCTGCGCGAGCACGAGGACGTCTTCAAGGAGTACTTCGGCACGGTGATCCCGGTCGGCGACAACAAGTTCGCCGCGTTGAACACCTCCGTATGGTCCGGTGGCTCGTTCATCTACGTGCCGAAGGGTGTGCAGGTGGAGATCCCGCTGCAGGCCTACTTCCGGATCAACACGGAGAACATGGGCCAGTTCGAGCGGACGCTGATCATCGTCGACGAGGGTGCGTACGTGCACTACGTCGAGGGCTGCACCGCGCCGCTCTACTCCTCCGACTCGCTGCACAGCGCGGTCGTGGAGATCATCGTCAAGAAGAACGCGCGTTGCCGCTACACGACCATCCAGAACTGGTCGAACAACGTCTACAACCTGGTCACCAAGCGCGCCGTCTGCCACGAGGGCGCGACGATGGAGTGGGTCGACGGCAACATCGGCTCCAAGGTGACAATGAAGTACCCGGCGGTCTACATGACCGGCGAGCACGCCAAGGGCGAGGTGCTCTCGGTGGCGATGGCCGGCGAGGGCCAGCACCAGGACGCGGGCGCCAAGATGGTGCACGCCGCGCCGCACACCTCCTCGAACATCATCTCGAAGTCGATCGCCCGGGGCGGCGGCCGCACCTCGTACCGGGGTCTGGTGCAGGTGCTGGAGGGTTCGCACCACAGCCGGAGCACTGTCAAGTGCGACGCGCTGCTTGTCGACACCATCTCCCGCTCGGACACCTACCCGTACGTCGACATCCGCGAGGACGACGTGTCGATGGGGCACGAGGCGACCGTCTCCAAGATCAGCGACGACCAGCTCTTCTACCTGATGAGCCGCGGCCTGAGCGAGGACGAGGCGATGGCCATGATCGTGCGTGGCTTCATCGAGCCGATCGCCAAGGAGCTCCCGATGGAGTACGCCCTGGAGCTCAACCGTCTGATCGAACTCCAGATGGAGGGCGCGGTCGGCTGA
- the sufD gene encoding Fe-S cluster assembly protein SufD: MTTQASAPPPSTKSQALRSYDVADFPALTGLEEEWRFTPLKRLRGLATADTSAATGRGVTVEHPNLPAGVSVRLVEPSDASVASVLVPVDRVSALAHGGAARVALVEVAAEAVVSEPVVVRLLGAFPEELSLARTQVQVGRFAEATVVFSQEGSVTLADNVEVTVADGAKLTLVTVADWAEDAVQAQHLKIKLGRDARVVHVQVTLGGNLVRQFTSVEYTGRGGEAELYGVYFADSGQHLEHRQLVDHNVPDCRSYVGYRGALQGADAHTVWVGDVIIQAEATGTDTYEINRNLLLTDGARADSVPNLEIETGEIAGAGHASATGRFDDEQLFYLMARGIPEGEARRLVVRGFFAELINKIPVESLRERLGDAIEARLTKAGA; the protein is encoded by the coding sequence ATGACTACCCAGGCTTCCGCGCCACCGCCCAGCACCAAGTCGCAGGCGCTGCGCTCGTACGACGTCGCCGACTTCCCGGCCCTCACCGGCCTGGAGGAGGAGTGGCGTTTCACCCCGCTCAAGCGCCTCCGCGGCCTGGCCACGGCTGACACCTCGGCCGCCACCGGTCGGGGCGTCACAGTGGAGCACCCGAACCTGCCGGCCGGAGTGTCGGTGCGGCTCGTCGAGCCGTCCGACGCCAGTGTCGCGTCGGTGCTGGTGCCGGTCGACCGGGTCAGCGCGCTGGCCCACGGCGGGGCGGCACGGGTCGCGCTGGTCGAGGTGGCGGCCGAGGCCGTCGTGTCCGAGCCGGTGGTCGTGCGGCTGCTGGGCGCGTTTCCCGAGGAGCTGTCCCTGGCCCGCACCCAGGTGCAGGTGGGCCGGTTCGCGGAGGCCACCGTCGTGTTCTCCCAGGAGGGCTCGGTCACGCTCGCCGACAACGTCGAGGTAACGGTCGCCGACGGCGCCAAGCTGACCCTTGTCACCGTCGCGGACTGGGCCGAGGACGCGGTGCAGGCGCAGCACCTCAAGATCAAGCTGGGTCGGGACGCCCGGGTGGTGCACGTCCAGGTCACCCTCGGCGGCAACCTCGTCCGGCAGTTCACAAGCGTGGAATACACCGGTCGAGGTGGCGAGGCCGAGCTGTACGGCGTCTACTTCGCCGACTCCGGCCAGCACCTTGAGCACCGGCAGTTGGTCGACCACAACGTGCCGGACTGCCGCAGCTACGTCGGCTACCGGGGCGCCCTGCAGGGCGCGGACGCCCACACCGTCTGGGTGGGCGACGTGATCATCCAGGCCGAGGCGACCGGCACCGACACGTACGAGATCAACCGGAACCTGCTGCTCACCGACGGCGCGCGGGCGGACTCCGTACCCAATCTGGAGATCGAGACCGGCGAGATCGCCGGTGCCGGTCACGCCAGCGCGACAGGCCGCTTCGACGACGAGCAGCTGTTCTACCTGATGGCCCGGGGCATCCCGGAGGGTGAGGCCCGCCGCCTGGTGGTCCGCGGCTTCTTCGCCGAGCTGATCAACAAGATCCCTGTGGAGTCGCTGCGCGAGCGCCTCGGTGACGCCATCGAGGCCCGGCTCACCAAGGCCGGCGCCTGA
- a CDS encoding non-heme iron oxygenase ferredoxin subunit codes for MIRICSTEDVPKGTAISADVDGTPIALVHGEDGEFYAAYDECSHAAVALSEGEVDGCTLECWLHGSRFDLRTGQPTGLPATEPVPVYPVEVRDGDIYLSLTPSNGVTR; via the coding sequence ATGATCCGGATCTGTTCGACCGAGGACGTGCCGAAGGGCACCGCGATCAGCGCGGACGTCGACGGTACCCCGATCGCGCTTGTGCACGGCGAGGACGGCGAGTTCTACGCCGCGTACGACGAGTGCTCGCACGCCGCTGTCGCGCTGTCCGAGGGCGAGGTCGACGGCTGCACGCTGGAGTGCTGGCTGCACGGCTCCCGCTTCGACCTGCGCACCGGGCAGCCCACCGGCCTGCCGGCCACCGAACCCGTACCCGTCTACCCCGTCGAAGTCCGCGACGGCGACATCTACCTCAGCCTGACGCCGAGTAATGGAGTGACGCGATAA
- the sufC gene encoding Fe-S cluster assembly ATPase SufC has product MSTLEIRDLKVSVKLPEGELKPILAGVDLTVKSGETHAIMGPNGSGKSTLAYSIAGHPKYEITGGTVTLDGEDVLAMTVDERARAGLFLAMQYPVEVPGVSVANFLRTAKTAIDGEAPKLRTWGGELRGAMERLQMDPAFAQRNVNEGFSGGEKKRHEIVQLELLKPKIAILDETDSGLDVDALRVVSEGVNRVRDNGDTGVLLITHYTRILRYIKPDFVHVFVAGRIVEQGGSELADKLEAEGYERYAAGAGTARA; this is encoded by the coding sequence ATGAGCACCCTGGAGATCCGCGACCTGAAGGTGTCGGTCAAGCTGCCCGAGGGTGAGCTCAAGCCGATCCTGGCCGGCGTCGACCTGACCGTGAAGTCGGGGGAAACCCACGCGATCATGGGCCCGAACGGTTCCGGCAAGTCCACCCTGGCGTACTCGATCGCCGGCCACCCGAAGTACGAGATCACCGGCGGCACCGTCACGCTCGACGGCGAGGACGTGCTGGCCATGACCGTCGACGAGCGGGCGCGCGCCGGCCTCTTCCTGGCCATGCAGTACCCGGTTGAGGTCCCCGGCGTCTCGGTGGCCAACTTCCTGCGTACCGCGAAGACCGCCATCGACGGCGAGGCGCCGAAGCTGCGCACCTGGGGCGGCGAGCTGCGCGGCGCCATGGAGCGCCTGCAGATGGACCCGGCGTTCGCCCAGCGCAACGTCAACGAGGGCTTCTCCGGTGGTGAGAAGAAGCGGCACGAGATCGTCCAGCTGGAGCTGCTCAAGCCGAAGATCGCGATCCTCGACGAGACCGACTCCGGCCTCGACGTGGACGCGCTGCGCGTGGTGAGCGAGGGCGTCAACCGGGTCCGCGACAACGGCGACACCGGCGTGCTGCTGATCACCCACTACACGCGGATCCTGCGCTACATCAAGCCGGACTTCGTGCACGTCTTCGTGGCCGGCCGGATCGTCGAGCAGGGCGGCTCGGAGCTTGCCGACAAGCTCGAAGCCGAGGGCTACGAGCGGTACGCCGCCGGAGCTGGCACGGCCCGGGCCTGA